One Trichormus variabilis 0441 genomic window, CAGTTCCATGAAACTGGTGCGCCTGTGGATGAACATCTAGCAGATCAATTACTATTACCTGCTGCTTTAGCTTCCGAGTCCAGTCAGTATAGAGTGGCTGAGGTGAGTACACACTTGACTACTAATGCCGCAGTGATTGAAAAGTTTGGCTTAGGAAAGATTACAGTAAATCAAGCGGAAAGAGTGGTAGCGATCGCCTCTGATAAAACGTAGCTTGTTAATATAATCTCTAATTAATTAGCAGCTATGAGCTAGAGACAGGATAATTCTCAAGGTTAAAAATCTACTTTTCTCAATAAAAAATTTTCTATCTTTAGACGTATTCCTAATAGTACAACAATCAGTTACTATTCTGTGTTACTCAGTTATTAATTGCTGGGAGCAAGATTTTTCATAACTGGACAAGAGTCTTTTGACTCTCAAAGCTTTATTAGGCAAAACAAATCGAAAAAGTTTATTTAACCTGGATAAGATGATTCTTAACCGTTAATTCCTTCATATTAGTGAAGGTTACAAAAGTGGTAATAAACTTTAAATTGTGTTGCAATAAAAGAATCAATACCTTTATAAAATCTTGAAGAAAACTCATAAATATTTCCAAGAAATTGACGGGAAATCTATATAAAAGCATTAGAAAAATCCCCAAGATATTCATAACTCATTGATGAGATGAGTGTATTAAATATGAATCATGATGAGTATAATCAAGAGTCATTAAAAAACGTAAACAAACAAGCCCAAGAAGCACTACAACAGCAAATTGAACGGCAGCGATTGGTAATGGCGATCGCAGTACGTATTCGTGAGAGTTTACGTCTCAATGAAGTTTTAAACACCACTGTGGCGGAAGTACGCCAGTTCCTTCAGGCAGACCGAGTGTTTATTTACCGCTTTGCACCAAATTACAGTGGGTGTGTAGTGGTGGAATCTGTTGGTGATAATTGGCGTGCTGTATTGAATGCCCAAGTGGAAGATACTTACTTCATGGAAACTCACGGAGAAAAATATAGACAAGGAGGCTTACAGGCGATCGCAGACATTTATGCAGAAGATATCAGCGAATGTCACCGGGATTTACTAATTCAATTCCAGGTCAAAGCAAACTTGGTAGTCCCTATTTTGCAGGGGGAAAAGCTATGGGGGTTATTAGTTACCAACCAGTGTGGAACATCAAGACATTGGCAGTCTTGGGAAATCGATTTACTCCAACAATTAGCAACCCAAGTAGGTATCGCCATTCAGCAATCGGAACTATACGAGCAGGTACGTGCTGAACTCAAAGAGCGCAAGCAAGCAGAACAGAAAGTCCGTGAACAAGCAGCCCTATTGGATATTGCGACTGATGCAATTTTAGTCCGAGATTTTCATAGCCAAATCTTGTTTTGGAATAAGGCGGCGGAGCGTCTATATGGTTGGCAAGCTCATGAGGCTATAGGAAAAAATTCTGAGGAACTTTTATTCAAAGAAAGCTCCTCTCAACTGGAATTAGTTCGCAACCACGTCTTGGAGCATGGTTCATGGCAAGGTGAATTAAATAAAATCACAAAATCCGGTAAAGAAATCATTGTAGAAAGCCGTTGGAATCTGATGTTTGATGAATCAGGCCAACCTAAATCTATTTTGACTGTGGACACAGACATCACCGAAAAAAAACAACTGCAAGCTCAATTTCTCCGCGCTCAACGCATGGAAAGTCTGGGTACACTAGCTAGCGGTATTGCCCATGACCTCAACAACATCTTGACACCTATCATGGCTTCTATTCAGTTGTTGGCGCTCAAGTCTTCCAGTAACGATGCTCGTAACCATCAATTGCTGAAGATTCTGGAACATAACTCTAAACGTGCAGCCGATTTAGTCAAACAGATTTTAACATTTGCACGGGGTTCAGAAACCAGGGGTGTGACTTTGCAAATCGAACCTTTACTGTTAGAAATTGAACAGATTCTCAACAGCACATTTCCCAAATCTATCAAAATTACTAAGCATCTACCGCCTGAAAACCTATGGACTATTCAGGCAGATCCTACACAAATACATCAAGTGTTGATGAATCTGTGCGTTAATGCTCGTGATGCGATGCCGGGAAATGGTACCCTCTCCATATTTGCAGAAAATCTCCTGGTAGATAAGAATTTTGCCAAGATGAATTTAGACGCTGAGGTAGGCCCCTATGTAGTCATCACCATTGCGGATACTGGATTTGGCATTCCACCATTAATTTTAGAGCGAATTTTTGAACCCTTTTTCACTACCAAAGAATCAGGTAAAGGTACTGGGCTTGGTCTTTCCACTGTGATTGGTATTGTCAAGAACCACGGCGGTTTTGTGAATGTGAATAGCGAAATCGGCAAAGGTAGCCAGTTTCAGGTGTTTTTGCCGGCTGTCGAGGATAGAGCAAAACAGCAAGTAGAAGACCTTGATTTGCCTGCTGGTCAAGGAGAATTGATTCTGATTGTAGATGATGAAGCCGCTATTGTAGAAATTACCAAGACTTCTTTAGAAGACTACAACTACAAAACTCTAACTGCCAAAAATGGGATTGAGGCGATCGCTCTCTATGCCCAACATCAAGATAAAATCAGCATGGTGCTGATGGATATAATGATGCCCTCAATGGATGGGTTAACTGCCATTCGGATTCTGCAAGAAATGAATCCACAACTCAAAATTATTGCTATTAGTGGCATCACTGGCAATAACCAACTTGCGGAAGCTGCTAACGCTGGTGTCAATGCCTTTTTGCGAAAGCCTTACAACATCTATGATTTAGTCCACGCTATTCACAACATCTTCCATCAGGTGACACAATAGCCAAACCATCAATTGCCATAGTTATTGGTTTGTACCTTATCCTAAGGATACCAAACACTGAATGCTTGCGTTGCTTTTAGAGAATGCTTGGCTGCAAAGCCGCAAGTTGAAGACTGACAACTGGCACGCGCACCACAGTGAATATAAAATTTAACGGGAGATGAAATTATTCAGAACGGGTGTACGCTACCAAATGGGAGCGCGTCATCAGAGGAAATTACAAATGGGATATGTAATTGCTACAGCAAATATGAAAGGCGGTGTCGGGAAAACTACCCTCACCGTGAACTTAGCCACCTGTTTGGCGAAAAATTATGGCAAACGGGTGCTGGTGCTGGATTTAGATACGCAAATCAGCGCTACACTCAGCTTGATGTCACCTTTAGATTTTGCCAAGCGGCGCAAACAAAGATTAACTTTCAGATATCTAATCGATGATGTGATTAATCCAGACCCCAACGGCAAGTTGACAATCAACGATATTATTCAAACTAACGTCTGTAATCTCCCCGGACTGAATTTATTACCAGGAGATATCGACTTATATGATGAATTTGTCGTTTCAGAAATGCTGCATAGACAAACAGTAGCTCTGGGTGAACAAGACTTTGAAAATGTTTGGAACCGCTTTGAAAGAGTCTTGATTAATAACATCTTAAAACCCGTACGGGATGAATATGATTTTATTCTTTTAGATTGCGCCCCCGGTTATAATTTAATGACTCGTAGCGCCCTAGCTGCCAGTGATTTTTATCTATTACCCGCCAAGCCAGAACCCTTATCTGTGGTGGGTATTCAACTTTTAGAAAGACGCATTGGACAATTAAAAGATAGTCATGAACAAGAAGCGAAGATAAATATTAAAATGCTGGGAATTGTCTTTAGTATGTGCAACACTAATCTACTGACTGGTAGATATTACAAACAAGTAATGCACCGAGTTGTTGAAGATTTTGGTGTAGAACAAATTTGTAAGGCACAAATACCCGTCGATATTAATGTTGCGAAAGCAGTAGATAGTTTTATGCCGGCTGTGTTGAATGCACCCCAGTCAGCCGGTTCTAAGGCATTTTTGCAGTTGACTCAAGAGTTGTTGCAGAAGTTGTAATATTATGCTGGCTTAAACATTTCTCATAATCTTGGGAGTTGGTAATAGGTAATAGGTAATAGGTAGAAAAATCACCTATTTGCTATGACCTATTACCGACTCTAGCAACCATATCGGCAGCAACACATCATTGGGTGAAGAAGAAGACGCGATGAATCGCGTCTCTACAAATGCTTTATTTGTTGTATTTTTTTTTAAAGTTGGTATTATATTATTAATTATTTACCAAATTTGACTTAAATCTAAAACAAATCCTGGTAATATATCTTCGCCGCTTAATGTCGAAGGATTATCTAATTCTTTTATAGCTTGATCGGGACGATAAATAAATACCTTACGTTGTTTTCTATCTATTAACCAACCTAATTCTGTACCATTATCTATATATTCCTGCATCTTTTCTTGTAATGTTTGCAAACTATCTGTCTCTGAACGCAATTCCACTACAAATTCAGGACAAATAGGGGCAAATTTCTTTCTTTGTTCTACAGGTATTGCTTCCCATCTTGCTTTTTGAATCCAGGCTGCATCAGGAGAACGCACTGCACCGTTAGGTAAGGTAAAACCACCGCTAGAACCAAAACCTACACCTGTACCATTTTGCTTTGTCCAAATACCTAACTGGACAATTAAATTAAAATTGCGTTCATCTGTTTCTGCGCCTGTGGGTGGCATAATCAATAATTCTCCAAGGTGATTACGTTCAATGCGAAAATCACGATTTACTTGACAGAAATCAAATAATTGCTCGTCACTAATGATTATGTTTGGTTGCATTTTCAGCACCATTCCTAAGATGTCTGTGGCTACAGGTGATTGCGTGTTCATAATCTTGGAAAATATCAATTCCTACATAAACGTAGAGACGTTTAATCAAACGTCCCTACATTCATGTTAAACCTGTTCTAAAACTCGCCAGCTAAGGCAGGAACGCAGCGTTCACAGAGTAGGGGATGCTCTTGTGATTCTCCCACATGGGTGGAGTAGTTCCAACAGCGATCGCATTTTTGCCCTTCTGCATTCACTACCCCAATTCCCCAGTTATCAGACTGGGAGGTATATTTCCCATCTTGCAGTTTGTCAGCAGAATCTAATAATTCTACTTGGGATGTTAGGAATAAATAACGCAGTTCATCTACGCCGTTACCAACTTCAGGATTTAAAGTGGCGATGGCGTTGCGAGAGTTGGCATCTTTGACGTAAATCAAAGCTTTCGCCTCTAGGGAAGAACCAATCATTTTTTCTACCCTAGCTTGTTCTAACACCTTGTTAACATCGGTGCGTAACTGGCGTAATTGTTGCCAAAATTCCGCCAACTCTGGATTATGCCATTTTTTCTCTACCTGCACCCAACCAGCTTCAAATACTGATTTGTATGGTGTTTTGTAGGGGAGATATTGCCAGATATCTTCAGCAGTGTGACAGAGTACAGGGGCGATCGCTCGTGCTAAATTTTGTAGTGCAATGTGTATCACTGTCTGACAACTGCGGCGACGGAAAGCATCAGGGGCGCTGATGTATAGTCTATCCTTGGCAACATCTAAGTAGAAGTTGGATAAATCCACCACGCAGAAATTCTGTACCGTTTGGAAAAAGCGGAAGAATTGGAAACTTTCAAAAGCTTCCGTCACTTCTTGAAACACCTCACGGATGCGGTGCAGCATATATCTATCTAACTGCGGCATTTCCTCAAACTGTACAGCATTTTTTTCTGGGTCAAAGTCATGCAAACTACCCAGCAAGAACCGCGCCGTATTGCGAATTTTACCTCTGACATCGTTGAGTTGCTTGATGATATTGCCACCCAAACGCACATCACCAGTGTAATCTACAGAAGATGCCCACAACCGCATAACATCTGCACCATAGGGGGGTTCTTTCTTCTGGTCTTTACCCCCAGAAATGAGAATTTTTGGGTCAACTACATTTCCTTCTGATTTACTCATCTTCCGTCCTTGTTCATCCAAAACAAAGCCATGAGTTAATACAGTTTTGTAAGGTGCAATGCCATTTACCGCCACACTAGTCAACAAACTCGACTGGAACCAACCGCGATGTTGGTCGGAACCTTCCAAATACATATCAGCCGGGTAGCGTAACTCTGGACGCTGCTTCACTACGGAAGCCCAAGAAGAACCAGAATCAAACCATACGTCCATTGTGTCTGTACCTCTGCGGTAAGACCGACCATTATTTCTGTAGGACTCTGGTAATAATTCCTCTACCGACAACTCCCACCAAGCATCAGAACCTTTTTCGGCAATGATGGCTTGTACATAGTTGATAGTTTCCTCATTTAGCAGAGGTTCGCCGGTTTCCTCATCGTAGAATACCGGAATTGGCACACCCCAGGAACGCTGACGGGAAATACACCAATCAGAACGTTCCGCCACCATCGGCGTGATACGATTTTCACCTTGGGCTGGTATCCATTTTACAGTAGCGATCGCCTTTAGTGCCTCATCCCGGAAACCTTCCACCGAAGCAAACCACTGTTCAGTCGCCCGGAAAATTGTCGGCTTTTTCGTCCGCCAATCATAAGGATACTTGTGTGCATAAGCTTCTTCCTTCAGCAGGGAACCCGCGGCCGTCAACGCATCAATGACCGCCTGATTGCCATCACCCAACACATTCAACCCCGCAAACTCACCCGCCTCCTGGGTAAAATCGCCATTGTCGTCCACAGGTGCAAGAATTGGCAAACCATAACGCAGACCTACTACGTAGTCTTCTTGACCATGACCAGGGGCAGTATGTACCAACCCAGTACCCGACTCAGTTGTGATGTAATCACCACCCACAACCACCGGACTTTCCCGGTCAAATAAAGGATGACGGTAGGTAGTATGTTCTAATTCCTTACCCTTAAAAGTAGCCTTCACAGTCAACTGCGCCGAGATAGTCGCCGCCAACCGTTCCACCAACTCCGCCGCCACGATGAGATACTTGAAATTACTTTGCGTCTCTACATCTATCTGTGCAACTTCCACCACAGCATAATTCAAGTCGCCATTGACGGCCACAGCCAAATTCCCCGGAATTGTCCAAGGCGTAGTAGTCCAGATAGCCACACCCAAATCAGGCAAATACTCACCCAAAACAGACTTAACAGCCTCAGCCAGACCAGTTACCGGAAAAGCCGCATAGATACTCCGGGAAGTATGCCCTTCTGGATATTCTAATTCCGCCTCAGCCAAAGCTGTCTTAGAACTGGGACTCCAGTGAACAGGTTTTAACCCCCGATATATATATCCTTTTAAGACCATCTGCCCAAACACACCAATCTGCGCCGCCTCATATTCAGGCTTCAGGGTCAGATATGGATGATCCCAGTCACCCCAAACACCATAACGTTTAAAATTTTGGCGTTGGTCATCAACAGTAGCCAAGGCAAACTCTTTAGCCTTTTGCCGCAGTTGTAGTGGTGTTAAATTTTGCCGTTCTGCTGACTTGAGATTTTGCAAAACTTTCAACTCAATCGGTAAGCCGTGACAGTCCCAACCAGGCACATATCGCACCTTCCGACCTTGCAGCAGTTGGTAACGATTAATAATATCTTTGAGAATTTTATTTAAGGCATGACCAATATGGAGTGAGCCATTAGCGTAGGGAGGCCCATCGTGCAGTATAAATAATTCACCTGGATTATTTTGCGACAGGCGTTCAAAAATTTTATTTTCTTCCCAAAACTTTTGGATTTCTGGTTCGCGCTTGATGGCGTTCGCCCGCATATCAAAATTTGTCTTGGGTAAATTTACGGTATCTTTGTAGCTTCCAGTTTCTGTCACAGCTTCATGCCTAAGATTATGTATGCAGGTTCTATCAATTATAGAAGATGGCATGAATCCCAAAATTACCTCTTTTGCTCACCTCATCCTGGCTACTTAAGTAATATCACACCATTTAGATAGAATAAATACATTGATTTTCTCGGATACTGAGAAAATACCATCACGAATTTAGACAACAAATAAACAAATTTGTATTTGGAATGCAGCCAAAATTTACAAAGCTTGCTGGACGCATAAGTAAACTTATAGTTGGATACAAAAAGAGTATTTATTTGATATCCATATTTATTTGTAATAAAAGGCTGAAATTGTCATTTTTTGAAACAATTACCTCTTTATCATCACAATTGCGGAAATTTAACACTTTTCTCTGAGGGGAAAATCAGGAATTTTACGGATATACATTAAATTAAAAGTATCTAAAATGATAAGTTGATGAAGATTGATTTAGATATTGGAGTATTGAAATATAGCAATATTCTCTAGAATGAAAAAACAAGATTGAAGCCGTGGACTGGATGCAGAAGAAAATTCCATGAAATTATATTGCCAATAAATAATATCTTCTGTTACTTCTATCTATCACATTTTAGTTAATTAAGCTATAAGTCAAGAAACTATTATTTGACAAATAAGTTTTGTCAAAAATAAGTAGATTACTAGTTGGGGTTTTGAGAAGGCTGATTTTTAAATCACAGGTATCAAGCACAATTTCCCACGGTCTGATGGTATCAAATAACGTACTTAATGAATTTAAAACTTGTACCCAACTCCAATATAATGGACAGTTAATTATTAATAGTCCTAAAGGGCAGCAATGGACTTTCTATTATCGCTTGGGTAGGATAGTTTGGGCAACAGGAGGAACTCATCCTTTTCGTCGCTGGCGTAGACTCATGGCGCAACATTGCCCACAGATTGATGTTGATAAAATGCAGCTGCGCCCGCAAGATATCTCGATGAGTTACTGGGATTATCGCCTATTGGAAATTTTGTATAAAAAGCAGAAGATTCAACGGGAGCAAATTCATAACATTGTTGATAATACCATCAACGAACTTTTGTTTGAATTAGCCCAACAGAGTAATTTCGTCTCTATTAGTTGCGAACGTAACCAAAAAGTTATCCTAGAGACACCAATGAGTTTCACGAGTGCAGATGTGTCAATGAAACAGATGCTAGAATCGTGGAAAAATTGGTCAGAAGCAGGCTTGGTAAATATTTGTCCTGATTTAGCGCCAGTAATTTGCAGACCAGAACAACTCCAGCAACAGGTAAGTCCATCTGTCTATAAAAATTTTGTCACTTTAATTAATGGCAAATCCACATTGCGAGATTTGGCTGCCAAAATGAAGCAGAATGTTTTACCAGTCTCGCGTTCTTTGCTACCATACGTCCTTAAAGGAATCATCGAATTGGTGGAGTTGCCTGATTTACCTTTAGCTGTTGTAGAAACTCTCAATAAGGCGACCTCTGCACAACCTACAAAATCGAAGGTTCCGGTGATAGCCTGTGTAGATGATAGTCCACAGGTCTGTAAACTTCTGGAAGATATTATCACAGCCAATGGGATGAAATTCATCAAAATTCAAGATGCTGTACAGGCATTACCACTGCTGATTCAAGAGAAACCAGACTTGATCTTTTTAGATTTAATCATGCCAGTGGCTAGTGGTTATGAAATATGTACGCAATTGCGGCGAATTCCTACTTTTGCTAACACACCAGTAATTATCTTAACAGGTAATGATGGTCTTTTAGATCGAGTACGTGCTAAGGTCGTCGGTTCTACCGACTTTCTTACAAAACCAGTAGCAGCAGATAGGGTGATGAGTGTAGTCCGTAAATACTTACCTATGCAAACTACATCTCCTGCAAAAACCGGATCTCATTTAGAATTTTGCCAATAATCAGTGTCCATAATTGATGAATAAATCGAATATTTTGATGCTCTAGAGTAATTTACTTTTCAGGATAAATTATTGTTAAATCTGGTACATAATTATTTGCAATAAATAAGTAGATTTCAGTCAAGAAAATCTGAAGTATACGTATTTTTCCTGAGCCATATTTAACAGTAAGATATCAAAATTATAACAAACCGCTAGCCTGTAATTATCAGGATTAAATACACAACTTATCTTTGATATTTTAGCTAAAAACCTACAATTTTACAGAGAATTATCATGAATACTGTGTTAGTTATCGAGGATGGTCTCACCGACCGCGAAATTCTTATTCGTTACTTACAACAAGCTGGATATTCTGTTATTAGTGCCACAAGCAGTGAAGAAGCCCAAGAAAAATTAGATGTAACTCAACCAGATTTAATATTTCTGGATGTAATTTTACCAGGTAAAAGTGGGTTTGAAATTTGTCGAGAACTGAAAAATAACCCAAAGACTAGCAATATTCCTGTAGTTTTCTGCTCTACCAAAAATAGTGATGTAGATAAAACTTGGGGAAATATGCTAGGGGCAGAAGCTTATCTTTCTAAACCTATCAATCAGGAAGAGTTAACCTTAACTCTCAAGAGACTTTCTAGATAAAATTTTCTAGAAATTAACCAAATACTAAATAAA contains:
- a CDS encoding hybrid sensor histidine kinase/response regulator, giving the protein MSVLNMNHDEYNQESLKNVNKQAQEALQQQIERQRLVMAIAVRIRESLRLNEVLNTTVAEVRQFLQADRVFIYRFAPNYSGCVVVESVGDNWRAVLNAQVEDTYFMETHGEKYRQGGLQAIADIYAEDISECHRDLLIQFQVKANLVVPILQGEKLWGLLVTNQCGTSRHWQSWEIDLLQQLATQVGIAIQQSELYEQVRAELKERKQAEQKVREQAALLDIATDAILVRDFHSQILFWNKAAERLYGWQAHEAIGKNSEELLFKESSSQLELVRNHVLEHGSWQGELNKITKSGKEIIVESRWNLMFDESGQPKSILTVDTDITEKKQLQAQFLRAQRMESLGTLASGIAHDLNNILTPIMASIQLLALKSSSNDARNHQLLKILEHNSKRAADLVKQILTFARGSETRGVTLQIEPLLLEIEQILNSTFPKSIKITKHLPPENLWTIQADPTQIHQVLMNLCVNARDAMPGNGTLSIFAENLLVDKNFAKMNLDAEVGPYVVITIADTGFGIPPLILERIFEPFFTTKESGKGTGLGLSTVIGIVKNHGGFVNVNSEIGKGSQFQVFLPAVEDRAKQQVEDLDLPAGQGELILIVDDEAAIVEITKTSLEDYNYKTLTAKNGIEAIALYAQHQDKISMVLMDIMMPSMDGLTAIRILQEMNPQLKIIAISGITGNNQLAEAANAGVNAFLRKPYNIYDLVHAIHNIFHQVTQ
- a CDS encoding ParA family protein, whose amino-acid sequence is MGYVIATANMKGGVGKTTLTVNLATCLAKNYGKRVLVLDLDTQISATLSLMSPLDFAKRRKQRLTFRYLIDDVINPDPNGKLTINDIIQTNVCNLPGLNLLPGDIDLYDEFVVSEMLHRQTVALGEQDFENVWNRFERVLINNILKPVRDEYDFILLDCAPGYNLMTRSALAASDFYLLPAKPEPLSVVGIQLLERRIGQLKDSHEQEAKINIKMLGIVFSMCNTNLLTGRYYKQVMHRVVEDFGVEQICKAQIPVDINVAKAVDSFMPAVLNAPQSAGSKAFLQLTQELLQKL
- a CDS encoding Uma2 family endonuclease, producing the protein MNTQSPVATDILGMVLKMQPNIIISDEQLFDFCQVNRDFRIERNHLGELLIMPPTGAETDERNFNLIVQLGIWTKQNGTGVGFGSSGGFTLPNGAVRSPDAAWIQKARWEAIPVEQRKKFAPICPEFVVELRSETDSLQTLQEKMQEYIDNGTELGWLIDRKQRKVFIYRPDQAIKELDNPSTLSGEDILPGFVLDLSQIW
- the ileS gene encoding isoleucine--tRNA ligase, whose translation is MTETGSYKDTVNLPKTNFDMRANAIKREPEIQKFWEENKIFERLSQNNPGELFILHDGPPYANGSLHIGHALNKILKDIINRYQLLQGRKVRYVPGWDCHGLPIELKVLQNLKSAERQNLTPLQLRQKAKEFALATVDDQRQNFKRYGVWGDWDHPYLTLKPEYEAAQIGVFGQMVLKGYIYRGLKPVHWSPSSKTALAEAELEYPEGHTSRSIYAAFPVTGLAEAVKSVLGEYLPDLGVAIWTTTPWTIPGNLAVAVNGDLNYAVVEVAQIDVETQSNFKYLIVAAELVERLAATISAQLTVKATFKGKELEHTTYRHPLFDRESPVVVGGDYITTESGTGLVHTAPGHGQEDYVVGLRYGLPILAPVDDNGDFTQEAGEFAGLNVLGDGNQAVIDALTAAGSLLKEEAYAHKYPYDWRTKKPTIFRATEQWFASVEGFRDEALKAIATVKWIPAQGENRITPMVAERSDWCISRQRSWGVPIPVFYDEETGEPLLNEETINYVQAIIAEKGSDAWWELSVEELLPESYRNNGRSYRRGTDTMDVWFDSGSSWASVVKQRPELRYPADMYLEGSDQHRGWFQSSLLTSVAVNGIAPYKTVLTHGFVLDEQGRKMSKSEGNVVDPKILISGGKDQKKEPPYGADVMRLWASSVDYTGDVRLGGNIIKQLNDVRGKIRNTARFLLGSLHDFDPEKNAVQFEEMPQLDRYMLHRIREVFQEVTEAFESFQFFRFFQTVQNFCVVDLSNFYLDVAKDRLYISAPDAFRRRSCQTVIHIALQNLARAIAPVLCHTAEDIWQYLPYKTPYKSVFEAGWVQVEKKWHNPELAEFWQQLRQLRTDVNKVLEQARVEKMIGSSLEAKALIYVKDANSRNAIATLNPEVGNGVDELRYLFLTSQVELLDSADKLQDGKYTSQSDNWGIGVVNAEGQKCDRCWNYSTHVGESQEHPLLCERCVPALAGEF
- a CDS encoding response regulator — its product is MVSNNVLNEFKTCTQLQYNGQLIINSPKGQQWTFYYRLGRIVWATGGTHPFRRWRRLMAQHCPQIDVDKMQLRPQDISMSYWDYRLLEILYKKQKIQREQIHNIVDNTINELLFELAQQSNFVSISCERNQKVILETPMSFTSADVSMKQMLESWKNWSEAGLVNICPDLAPVICRPEQLQQQVSPSVYKNFVTLINGKSTLRDLAAKMKQNVLPVSRSLLPYVLKGIIELVELPDLPLAVVETLNKATSAQPTKSKVPVIACVDDSPQVCKLLEDIITANGMKFIKIQDAVQALPLLIQEKPDLIFLDLIMPVASGYEICTQLRRIPTFANTPVIILTGNDGLLDRVRAKVVGSTDFLTKPVAADRVMSVVRKYLPMQTTSPAKTGSHLEFCQ
- a CDS encoding response regulator transcription factor; translation: MNTVLVIEDGLTDREILIRYLQQAGYSVISATSSEEAQEKLDVTQPDLIFLDVILPGKSGFEICRELKNNPKTSNIPVVFCSTKNSDVDKTWGNMLGAEAYLSKPINQEELTLTLKRLSR